In a single window of the Bacillus marinisedimentorum genome:
- a CDS encoding CoA-binding protein encodes MSFENPNRGEIAEILKTKKRIAVVGLSDNPMRTSHSVSEAMKEAGYEIVPVNPNVDSVFGIKAVPALSEVEGHVDIVNVFRRSEFLPELAKETAAIGADVFWAQLGVYHDEAYEQLKAHNITVIMDRCIKVEHAMMKQ; translated from the coding sequence ATGAGCTTTGAGAATCCGAATCGCGGTGAGATCGCTGAAATTTTAAAAACAAAAAAACGGATTGCTGTTGTCGGCCTTTCTGATAATCCGATGCGGACATCCCATTCCGTTTCAGAGGCAATGAAAGAAGCAGGATATGAAATTGTTCCGGTCAATCCTAATGTTGACAGCGTCTTTGGCATCAAGGCTGTTCCTGCTTTATCAGAAGTTGAAGGCCATGTGGACATCGTGAATGTTTTCAGGCGCTCCGAGTTCCTGCCTGAGCTGGCAAAAGAAACTGCCGCAATAGGTGCGGACGTTTTCTGGGCACAGCTCGGTGTCTATCATGATGAAGCATATGAACAATTGAAGGCACACAATATTACAGTAATTATGGACCGCTGCATCAAAGTTGAGCATGCTATGATGAAGCAGTAG
- the parE gene encoding DNA topoisomerase IV subunit B, which yields MANQQFNYNEDAIQVLEGLEAVRKRPGMYIGSTDNRGLHHLVYEIVDNAVDEALAGYGNKIIVTIHEDNSISVKDDGRGMPTGMHKLGRPTPEVILTVLHAGGKFGQGGYKTSGGLHGVGASVVNALSEWLVVTICRDGQIYEQRFENGGKPATSLTKKGTTKKTGTTVHFKPDPSIFSTLTYNFDTLSERLRESAFLLKGLRIELHDLRHDFHDVYHYESGIEAFVEYLNEEKDTLHDVVFMEGIQNSIEIEFSFQFNDGFSENMLSFVNNVRTKDGGTHESGAKTAMTRACNEYARKVGLLKEKEKNLEGSDIREGLTAIVSVRVPEEKLQFEGQTKGKLGTSEARSAVDAVVSEKLSYFLEENPDISSLLIKKAVKASQAREAARKAREDARNGKKKRKKDAILSGKLTPAQSKNPQKNELYLVEGDSAGGSAKQGRDRKFQAVLPLRGKVINTEKAKLQDIFKNEEISTIINTIGAGVGPEFLLDDSNYDKIVIMTDADTDGAHIQVLLLTFFYRYMRPLIEAGKVYIALPPLYKVSKGKGKKEVIEYAWDDDELKEVTKKVGRGYAIQRYKGLGEMNADQLWETTMNPETRTLIRVKVEDSASAEKRVTTLMGDKVEPRRKWIETHVEFGLNEETNILENDNLTQGEQV from the coding sequence TTGGCGAATCAACAATTTAACTACAATGAAGATGCAATCCAGGTACTCGAAGGGCTGGAAGCAGTACGGAAACGCCCGGGAATGTACATAGGAAGTACAGACAACCGCGGGCTTCACCATCTTGTATATGAAATCGTCGATAACGCTGTCGATGAGGCGCTGGCCGGATACGGCAATAAGATAATCGTGACAATCCATGAAGATAACAGCATAAGTGTTAAGGATGACGGGCGCGGAATGCCGACCGGCATGCACAAACTGGGCCGTCCGACACCCGAAGTCATTTTGACCGTGCTTCATGCGGGCGGCAAATTCGGACAGGGCGGTTACAAGACAAGCGGCGGGCTGCACGGTGTCGGTGCTTCTGTTGTAAATGCGCTGTCCGAATGGCTTGTTGTCACCATTTGCCGCGACGGGCAGATATATGAACAGCGGTTTGAAAACGGCGGAAAGCCGGCCACATCCCTGACTAAAAAAGGGACAACCAAAAAAACGGGGACAACCGTTCATTTCAAACCTGATCCATCCATTTTCAGCACACTTACGTATAACTTTGATACCCTGTCTGAGCGCTTGCGTGAATCCGCGTTTTTGTTAAAGGGCTTACGGATAGAACTTCACGATTTACGGCACGACTTTCATGATGTCTATCACTATGAATCAGGAATCGAAGCTTTTGTGGAATATTTGAATGAGGAAAAAGACACGCTGCATGATGTCGTTTTCATGGAGGGAATACAAAACAGCATCGAGATCGAGTTTTCCTTCCAGTTCAATGACGGATTTTCCGAAAATATGCTTTCGTTTGTCAACAATGTCAGGACAAAGGACGGCGGCACCCACGAGTCAGGCGCGAAAACGGCCATGACCCGCGCCTGCAATGAATATGCGCGCAAGGTCGGTTTGCTGAAAGAAAAAGAAAAGAATCTAGAGGGCTCTGATATCCGAGAAGGCCTCACCGCCATTGTATCTGTACGGGTGCCTGAGGAGAAACTCCAATTTGAAGGACAGACAAAAGGGAAGCTTGGAACTAGTGAAGCCAGATCGGCAGTGGACGCAGTCGTAAGTGAAAAGCTTTCTTACTTCCTGGAAGAGAACCCGGATATCAGTTCCCTGCTGATCAAAAAAGCCGTGAAGGCATCCCAGGCCCGGGAAGCAGCACGAAAAGCAAGGGAAGATGCCCGCAACGGGAAAAAGAAAAGGAAGAAAGATGCCATCCTGAGCGGAAAGCTCACACCGGCACAGTCTAAAAATCCGCAAAAAAACGAATTATACCTTGTTGAGGGCGACTCCGCAGGCGGGTCTGCAAAGCAGGGACGCGATCGCAAGTTCCAGGCGGTCCTGCCGCTAAGGGGCAAAGTCATCAACACGGAAAAAGCTAAGCTTCAGGATATTTTCAAAAATGAAGAGATCAGCACGATCATCAACACGATCGGTGCAGGGGTAGGGCCTGAGTTCCTTCTTGATGACAGCAACTATGACAAAATCGTCATCATGACTGATGCCGATACGGACGGAGCCCATATCCAGGTGCTCTTGCTCACTTTCTTCTACCGCTATATGCGTCCGCTTATAGAAGCCGGAAAAGTGTATATCGCGCTGCCTCCGCTTTACAAAGTAAGCAAGGGGAAAGGAAAGAAAGAAGTGATTGAATACGCATGGGATGACGATGAACTGAAGGAAGTTACGAAAAAAGTCGGGCGCGGCTATGCCATCCAGCGGTACAAAGGACTTGGCGAGATGAACGCCGACCAATTGTGGGAAACGACGATGAATCCGGAAACCCGTACATTGATCAGGGTCAAAGTAGAAGACAGCGCCAGCGCTGAAAAACGGGTCACCACCCTTATGGGAGATAAGGTGGAACCGCGCCGGAAGTGGATTGAAACCCATGTGGAATTCGGCTTGAACGAAGAAACAAATATTCTTGAAAACGATAATCTGACACAGGGAGAACAAGTGTAA